Below is a window of Drosophila miranda strain MSH22 chromosome 3, D.miranda_PacBio2.1, whole genome shotgun sequence DNA.
GTGCCAATGGCaaggcatggcatggcatgacACCAATTTCCATTTAATTTGGCCGCTCAGCCCCGCATTGAGCCAGGCAGCCAAGACGAGCGCAGCGCAGCTGTTTGACCTACTTGGTGGATTGTTGGTGGGGCTGCTGGACGTGGAtgtggtgctggtggtggtgctggtgctgtttGTGGGAAAGTCAAATGGGTTTAACCTTTTGGCTTGTGCAAACAATTGGTAAATGCAATTGGTAGCAATTCAAAATAATTGAGCAAATCTATTTTAATTCAAGTTTGCCAAGAAGAGACAACCATCGACAACCAacctggcagtggcagtgggagtgggagtggagtggagtggagtggtgCTTATCTTGATTGTCTCTCTTGATTGTTTGACTCGACTGccatgaaataaataaatgaaaaattgTATGGTTAGGGTAAAAGTTGGGGGAATACCCGCCGCACACCTTTTGAAGGGGGGGGAGAgaaatattttgtatattGTAGAAAGCGAAACCTTCTTTGTGGCAACAAATCTAGTAGTCTGTTATTTATCACTTTCATAAACAATCTTTCGGCAGGCAGCTCTTTATGTATGTTTTGATTCCTTCATCCATTTATCTATCGTTTTTCTTCTGCTTATTTTCTGCTGATAAGCTGAACAAAGAAAGCTTCTTTAAAATCTCTCTCAGAGAGTAAGAGATCTTAAGCTGCCTGAAGCTCATTTATCGCTGTTCCCCTCCCACTTtaaacataaattaaatttcagCAGTCATTGGGTGCTTCTTTCTTTTGTCAGCTTTTTCTTTAATTCATTTTTCATGCCTGCTtttgggtctgggtctgggtctccTCCATAATATAAGCACTTTTCCCCCGACTCAACAAAATGCATACAAATTTCCTTGACTCGCTTCATTTCAACAAACGAGAAACAACGAATTTGACAACTTTTGGCTGAGCTTTTGTGTAGCCCCGTGCTGCCGGTGCCATTGTCATTTCGCGCATTAGGCATTGTCTTCATCAAATTTTCTAGTTTTCCATTGTGacgagggagagggagaaggagCGGGAATTGCTTTGAATTATGCGTGAACCGAAGAGAGAGAAAAGTTTCTCAGGATTTGTGACGCACAATCAACTCTGCTGATGCGAAGTCCATGTCCAATGAGGCACTCAGCATCGTATCGCCttgcatcgcatcgcatcgcatctgCATACGCAACTGCAACCAGTTGGAGGTAGCTGCTGTTGCaactgctgcctctgctgctgctgcagctgcggTTGCgcatttaaaatgcatttatctCAATTACGAGCAGAAAGAGCAACAAAATCGCTTGTTTACAGCGaaatgaaaacgaaaacgaaacgaaatgaacGACGCATTGTTTTGCAGcagaaaataaaaactttcactgccacaaaatcaaaaaaaaaaaacacaaaaaaactaaaacaaaagTAATCATGTTGCGGGCGGGGGCTGCCTCAGCGGAGAGTGGGGGTGCCGGTGCCCCGAAAAAGAGGagaagcagaaacagaagcaaaagcaaagcCCTGGAAAAGTGTTGTTAATTAAAACAAATAAACTGAAAGGCCAGGCCCAGGCCAGTCAGCAAACTGATTGTAAATTGTGCGTGGCAGAAGGGGCATTGGAAGTGtgaaagaagcagcagccggaGAAAGAGAGGGCACAACAGAAAGACAGAAAGAAAGAGCAGCACAAAAGAAAGGCAGAAAGTGAATGCTGCAAAAgccaaagcaaaagcaaaagcgaGTTTCCGGCGTCCTTCACTCAAGGCCGTTCCGTTGCAGTGGACGCTGCACGCATGCGCCACTGTGGCAGCTGCTGTGTTGCAGCTTTTCATCCAGATGGTGGTGGTGATGGAAGGGGCAGCTGTCCGCtaaattaatatttatgtAATCTCGAGGACGGATAAGCTCTTCCTGCGCCTGCGCCCGCTTTCCAACACTGACAAATATGTAAATTAAATTTCTGCAACACGTTGCATCACTGAGTGGGGGGGGGAGGTCTGCAGAGGAAAAAGCTGGTATTTTAGCTAGCAAAACCAGTTGAACCgccaaaaaaaatacaatattTCATAATCAACATCCAACATCCATccacaaaagaaacaaaatgCCCGCAAAATGTGTTAAATGTTATGCAAACCATCTGCTACGGCTGTCGATGCCCGGTGCCATGCCGCAGAGTCACGTCACGATTCGGTTGGCATGCACCAGGAAGCATACCCTACCTCCCTATCGATCTGTGCAACACGcttgcctctgtctctgtctcggTCTCTGCCCTGGCCCCTGCCTCTGCTCCGAAGCCGCAAATCAAGTTCAAAATGTCAAGTTTGCGCCCGCACAAATCAACCGAAAAGGAAGCGTTgcagtgcagcagcagcgcagcagcagctcagTGGTGCTTGAACTCGAAATGAAAGTGAAAATACGCCAGCAGCGACGTCCACatcgactgcgactgcgaatGCGATTGCAGCTGAGAGCAGCTGAGCGAAAAAAGCTCACAAACTCTTACTTTCAAAGCTGCGCTGACTAGCCTCTGCAGAAGGGCAGCCACCAGCAAGATGTCGACCATTGAATACCCTTCCCATGCGAAATAGCTTCAAGGGCAACGTTGAGTAGGAAGTTTCTTTAGAGATATTTAGGCTTAAATTTACACACACATTCCACACGGTGTTAGTGGATTTTTATCTCAAACTCTCGCACCTCTAGATCTTATGCGAATATTTCCAATAAGATATTATCACTGAACTAATACGCCCTGTGTGGTGTGGTCTAGGGTATTGAAATACAAGTCGGTTGGGCTTTTATTGCACTTTTTACAATCACATTCATTCATTTCCTTCTATCGTTAAACGTAAAAAGCATAGAAAACactaaacaacaaaataaaaagtgaaattaaaaaacgcTGCGAATTTCCAGCTGCTGGGTGATGGTTTTTCCAGTTTTCCCAGATGCTTTTATCCCGCCAGCCACCACACAGCAACCAGCAACTCGTTTACCAAAAACTTAGCTGGTAGCTGGCGATCGAGGAAATGCACGCGTGATGCAGTTGCAAGTGCAGCTTTTGTGGCTGCAACCAACTGCAAGTTAAACCGTAAATTGAtgatttaaaattaatttgttgCGCGATTAATGGGAATTTAATGCGCAAAGCGGAGATTATGGCTGCCAGATGAAAGCTCATTTGGGCATTTATGAGTTTTACGACGATGATGGGCGTTCGTTTCATGCAACACACAACACACCCATGCACCCACTTCATCGGGGAGTAGAGTTAATTGCCAAAATATTCGAATACGATGGAAACTACAAAAAACTAAAACCCGTTCTTCTCTTTCTATCTTTCGTTTATCTGCCGCAGGCAATTAAGGAAGTAATTTTGTTACCGAAgctcttcgtggatgtctatgTGGATGTCGCCAGCCAAATAGCGCGATGCGATGCATGCAACCACACGAAACCGCTTGAAAAGTCGCTGTTAAAGCGTCAACAGCAATTGCCATAATTGCCATTGgagcagcacacacacacacacacacggacacactCCCAGATACAGAGGAGTCCAATAACCGCTGGACAAACATCCAACAACCAGCAATCCAACACCCAACCCGtacccgtgcccgtgcccgtacCTATACCCGCACCCGGACCAATTCAGCCATCAAAACGAAACTTGCCACACGAGCTATCCGAGGCAGGCACatagaaacacacacacacacacacacaaaatccTCAAGTCCCACTGAATTGTAACATAGACGGGGAGTCGAGCTTGAAAATCTCCAAAGCCAAAACAAAGTCCAAGACCGAGAGCAAGACCAAAAAACCAGTGGGGAGATCAATGAACGCGGCACGCAGCtgacaacagcagcaccaccaacaccaccagcagcagctcaGTGAAGCATAGGAAAGGCGCCACGGACGGACACCAGGCTGGGGCGGCGTTCAAGTTCAAGCATCAACTATTCCGACGACGACGGCAAGCAGGAAGTGCCGCGGCTGCACCTTAATTGGAGGCAGTGTCATTAGcaccaaaaacaacaacaacaacagcaacaaaagctGCCTCAActgaacaacaacaaccaaccAACGCTCATCCTGCTCGATGTAAGATGTTACTGACCGACAACAGCAACGAGCTCCACACAAGAAGCAACAGCCGCAGTCGCAGCCGCATCTGCACCTGGAGATGGAGCCTGATCCAACTGTTTGCCCTTTGCTGGTGCTGCCTCTACTCAGTGCTCAGTGTTGAGGCGGCCACACCCACCACAGTGTCCACGGGGCAACTGCTGACGGGACATCAGCTGCTGCCCTGGCAATCaccggcggcggcggcggcggcggcggcggtggccaCATCCTCCTCGCCCTATGCCACCGCCACGTTGGCGCCCACGGCTCGCAATCTGTACGCGCCCTTCCAGCGCTTCAGTCAGCAGGACGACATCAGCTTCAAGGATGTGCGCCAGCGCAGCGACGGCACCATTGTGCAGTCCTTTGGTTCCTATCGCACCGCCCGCCAATTGGGCGTGCCTGCGGCCGCCGCAGCCCAGCGCCGTTCCGATGCCGCCGTCGAGATCATTCCGGCGCCCTCGGTGGAGCTGCCTCAAGGCGACCTGATCACGATACCAAAGCAACTGGTGCCCACGATGCCGGAGAACGTGACGCGGCAGGGCAGGCAGCGCAACTACATGTACATCCCCCTCCAGACGGAGGCAGATCCCGATTCTGCCGGAGCCCTCCTTCAACTGCGTCCGAGCCGAAATGCCACGCTCTCCTCGCTGGGACCGCCTGCCGATGGAGTAGCCGCTGTGGCCCATCAGTTTGCAGCGGAATTGGCCACTCAGGGCAGTCCTGAGCAGCAGCCGCTGGAACTCGAGCCAGAACGAACGGAACGCAGCGATCTGGTGGCCTCTGCCAGCTCCACGGACAAGCTGGAGTACGCGGAGCCGGAGAATACCAGTCGCCGCGTGGGCTTCCAGTTTCCCAGCTACAGCCTGAAGCCCGCGAGTCCCTTCCATCCGCAGTCCTATCGCGAGGACAACCCCATCTTCGGGGAGACCAGTGGAGCGGGGTTCGAGCCGCAGCCATACAGCGAGGATGCCTCGCCCACGTCCACCCAGTACGAAGGGCACGAGACGCGCCACACGCGCCAGCTGTACTTCGACTCGGACGTATCGCCCTCAAGCTTCGAGTTCCCGGGTCTGTCGAGCAACTCCAAGCCCCACGGCCTCAAGCTCTATCGGGATGATGTGACCAAGTTTGGGGACATCAACGGACCCATCACGGCCCTCCCACAGCGTCCCCAGCGTGGCTTCTACTTCGGAGATACGGAATTCCGGACGGGACCTCCCGCACCCATCCGCCAGTTTGGACCACAGAAGAACTTCCAGGAGTACGTGGGTCCCAGCGACTATCAGGGCTCCCGCAAGAGTCGCTACTATCCGTACAAGTCGTCGCGCAGTCCCCGTGTGGTGTTCCCCTCCAACGACAATGTGGGAACCACTGGAGTCAGTGGTCCGGCGGGCAGCAGCGGACCCTCCGGCACAGGAGTGTACTTCAGCGATAACCTCGCCTTCAGGTTAgtagcacacacacacagagtgAGCGATCGATCATGTTCTGAGCGTTACCTTCTCTGTTACCCTATAGGGATCAGAACTTTGGCATCAACGAACTGGCCGCCGTGCAGGATGTGCGCAACGATTACAGTCTGCAGGAGCTGGACAACGCCTCGGAAGCCACCAACAGTCCGCAGTCGGCGAGCACGTTCAAGGAGAAAGGTAAGTCCAGCCCAGCCCCAACCCCACCCAGCTCCCTGCACCCAATCCAAGCGGAGCCCCAATCCCCGCGTTCAGTAGAGCATAAGTTAGAgtcgctgctgctactgctgctgtcACTGCTGGGAAACTGCTTGCACTAGGCCAACATGTAATCCTTCGAAACCCAACCGAAACACCACCTCCACaccacaacacaacacaagAAAAAGCAACCCATTCCGATACCGATACCGATTCCGATTCCCATCCGACAGTCGACATCACAACGAACATGGAGTGCCAGAACCGCGGCGGCACTTGTGAGTTCTTTTTGGGCTGCTGGCTGTCCGGTGGCCTCATTCAGGGCACCTGCAACGGAGTGCTGCGCGGCTGTTGCCACCGCACGGCCAAGTCGGCCAATCTGCGCAGCTCGGACTATGTGGGCAACACCGTAGATCTCACAGATCTGCCGCAAAAGAACTACGGACCGGTCAACAACGAACCCAGTGAGTGTGGCAGCCTCAACTCGAACCAATCCAAAACCAAATCCCAACCCAAACCCAAATCAACTCCCAAGCACGTGCACACTAAAAccctccccaccccacccAAAAATCGGTTCAACGAAATAGTTGAGAAATAATTTGCATGCCACAAAAATCTAACAAATTTACGTACtctttatgtacatataagtACTTTGTAgttcgttttgtttttctcCCATCTTCATTAAGTAGTATATTATGTAGTTATGCACTCGTAATTCGTACTTGTAAGTATTTGTTTTAGTTACACTCTTGGCTAGGTTTCAGCGCCCAATTAAGCTGAGCTGCTGTACTCTCGGATGTATGCACGCCACTAAAACCGAGCCGAAGCCCCCCTCGAAGGAGGCAGAAAGAAAGGCTGGGGCTGGAATGAAAGATATAGATATAGAGTTTAATTGCCAAGCATGAGCATGTTAATTACCACAGCACGCTAATGATAATTAAGCCATATTACACATAGCTTAACGGCATTACGCTCCATGTGCAAGACACGGGTAGACCTCCCAAATGAACCCCCAGACCCTCAGTTGGACGAGACTAGAGACTAGAAAGCGGAGACAGACCAGACCCACCCGGCAGTGGCAGACCCACCCATCGCGATGCTTTcgttgttttgttgtttttgcctAATTGCTTGCTTGCTTTGTGATCGATCACTCTGTTTAATGCTTCACTAATCCCTCCATATATGTATCCTTCCGATCCGAGGGATCTCTGAGTTCAATCTCTACTAACTGAGAGCGTTTTCCGTTCCCCCTTGCCATTCCAGGTTGCGGCATCTCGCTGGCCAAGCAGACCGCCCAGCGCCGCATCGTGGGTGGAGATGATGCCGGCTTCGGCTCCTTCCCCTGGCAGGCCTACATACGCATTGGATCATCCAGGTAAGCACTGAAAGAAGGCACTAGCTGCTCCATTACTGAATGGAATATGGGCTTCCTCCTTGCAGATGCGGAGGATCGCTGGTATCGCGCCGTCATGTGGTCACCGCCGGGCATTGTGTGGCTCGGGCCACTCCTCGTCAGGTGCACGTCACACTGGGCGACTACGTGATAAACTCGGCCGTGGAACCACTGCCGGCTTATACTTTCGGTGTTCGTCGGATCGATGTGCATCCGTACTTCAAGTTCACCCCGCAGGCGGATCGCTTTGACATCTCAGTGCTGACGCTGGAACGGACCGTGCACTTCATGCCACACATAGGTAAGCACCCTATTGCGCTTTCCTTCCGAAAGCTGCTCATGCTGATTATCTTCCCACTACAGCCCCCATCTGCCTGCCCGAGAAGAACGAGGACTTTCTGGGTAAATTCGGATGGGCTGCCGGCTGGGGTGCTCTGAATCCGGGCTCTCGGCTGCGTCCCAAGACGCTGCAAGCCGTCGATGTTCCGGTGATCGAGAACCGGATCTGCGAGCGCTGGCACCGGCAGAACGGCATCAATGTGGTCATCTATCAGGAGATGCTCTGCGCGGGCTACCGCAATGGGGGCAAGGACTCGTGCCAGGGCGACTCGGGTGGACCGCTGATGCACGACAAGAACGGGCGTTGGTACTTGATCGGTGAGTGTCCCTTCAAGAGACTTGCTACCTGCATCTATACTCAtttccctctccctcttccAGGTGTCGTCTCGGCCGGGTACTCGTGTGCGTCCCGTGGCCAGCCAGGGATCTACCACAGCGTGAGCAAGACCGTCGACTGGGTATCCTATGTAGTTGGCCTCACGATGAACATCTGATGGATTTACTACTAATTTATTCTCATCGTTTCACATTCGCAATCGCAATCGCACCTGTCTGGTGCATGATTTTGTACATAATTCACTTCATTCTGCTCACTGAATACTGAATTCTGATCAATGCTAACTCTATTTATGAATACAAACGAATTATATCATTTAATGTAATTGAACAAATTAGCGCAGTACAATTTAGCGGATAGAAATGGACGGTATGTActgcatatgtacatgtgtgaATCTGTATCTAAAAGATGCTCATCCGTGCGACATTATTGCAGAGCCAGCCCTAAACTAATTATAATTAATGATTAATAATTATGGATTAATTTACGTAGTCATATGCGCTGTTATGTAATTTTAATACTATTTATGAACTACATTTCGTGTGTAAATAAATTAtacaaatgttgaaatgacgTCGCAATTTATTCTATTAAATGTCATTGTTTGTGCAGCTACTGTTTAAGGGGCACGGGCACGTAGACCTGTTGACAGGGAACTCCAGCCGCTGCTGTCCAACCATGCTCGGTATCCTTGTAGAAGACGCCGCCAAGAGTCCCATACTTCGACTGCTCTCCCATCACGCGGAATAGGGTGAACACCTCGTGATAGATCTTGTAAAAGATCACTGAAGAAACGATATGAAATTTTGAGTTGAGTTAAGGGATGTATCATTTCCGCGACGAGCTTACCCAGAACGAGCGTGAATACCAGAAGGCACAACAAAAAGGTGGACAGATCAATGAAGAGGCCCACGGTGGCATAGAAGATACCCACATACAGGCCAAAACCAAAGATCAAGCCATGGAATATCAACCAGGGATACATCAGACAGCTCATATCCTTAGACGAGGAGGATGAGAAAAGGTCAAGAAAACGGATGTTATTCGGGCATTAGCATTTCCTCTTACCCGAGCCACGCCAATGAGCAGCAGTAGGCTGACGGCCGCGTTGATCAACGACAGTCCATATGCGCAATAGCTAAAGATGGTCAACACTGCAAGGAGCCGGAAACGGAGGCGTCAGAGGAGAAGGATTGTCAATGGGTTCAACTCACGATTCATCAGAAACTGGTGCTCGTTGGCCGCGGCAATGCTGAGGAGCGCTTGCTTTAGCATCAGTCCGATATTCGGGTGCATGTGGAGGGTCAGCATGGAGCTGCCCAGGGTCACGAAGGATATGATCACCCCCAGCCAGCCCAGGATGATGACGTTGTACTTGAGATTCTGGCACTGCACGTACGAGATACCAGTGCCGCATGCAATACTGCCCTGGTGATTACGCCCCATGATTATCGTCGAGAGTCGATTGTGTGGTGCGTTCCCAATTGTGTTTTGTGTTCAGTGtagttctttttttttttttgttttgtttcttttttgctGTAGTGTATGCTGCTTCATGTGTTAACAATAGAACAAACTACGATGAACTGAATAGAGAACAACCTTTGGCTCTACACTGACAAGGCGAGAGAGACCCGAAACAGCAAAGGCCTGCTAGGAGAACAGTTCGTATTCGTACACTCGTACAATAGGTGGGTAGCATATGTTTTATTATGCTAATCCCGAATTAGAAAGTTACTTCATAAATGGATGGGCTGGCTCCCCCCTTTGGGGTCAGTGGTTCGCCTTTGTCTGACTCTGGAACGCACCTCCAGCCGTGTGGTGTTCCCATTCCAAGAGATGGCGAGATGCCAGCGGTTGTGGCAATTATGTCGCATAAAATAATTATAACAGACCTGGGGCACATTTCCTGCGTTGCTGGCATCAGCATTTCGTAATAATTAGTAAAGATGAAGAACACAGCACATCagtagtggcagtggcagtggcatccACCAGCAGAGCCAAGACAAACCAGAACCAAGATCCAACCTGTTGCTGCGGAAGCATTCGGCGCCCAGTTCGAGTTTGGCCAGCGGCGCGTGCGGTTGTGGCGGCTCCACCTCCCATCTACAGACCATCTAGAGA
It encodes the following:
- the LOC108160900 gene encoding uncharacterized protein LOC108160900 isoform X2, producing the protein MLLTDNSNELHTRSNSRSRSRICTWRWSLIQLFALCWCCLYSVLSVEAATPTTVSTGQLLTGHQLLPWQSPAAAAAAAAVATSSSPYATATLAPTARNLYAPFQRFSQQDDISFKDVRQRSDGTIVQSFGSYRTARQLGVPAAAAAQRRSDAAVEIIPAPSVELPQGDLITIPKQLVPTMPENVTRQGRQRNYMYIPLQTEADPDSAGALLQLRPSRNATLSSLGPPADGVAAVAHQFAAELATQGSPEQQPLELEPERTERSDLVASASSTDKLEYAEPENTSRRVGFQFPSYSLKPASPFHPQSYREDNPIFGETSGAGFEPQPYSEDASPTSTQYEGHETRHTRQLYFDSDVSPSSFEFPGLSSNSKPHGLKLYRDDVTKFGDINGPITALPQRPQRGFYFGDTEFRTGPPAPIRQFGPQKNFQEYVGPSDYQGSRKSRYYPYKSSRSPRVVFPSNDNVGTTGVSGPAGSSGPSGTGVYFSDNLAFRDQNFGINELAAVQDVRNDYSLQELDNASEATNSPQSASTFKEKGCGISLAKQTAQRRIVGGDDAGFGSFPWQAYIRIGSSRCGGSLVSRRHVVTAGHCVARATPRQVHVTLGDYVINSAVEPLPAYTFGVRRIDVHPYFKFTPQADRFDISVLTLERTVHFMPHIAPICLPEKNEDFLGKFGWAAGWGALNPGSRLRPKTLQAVDVPVIENRICERWHRQNGINVVIYQEMLCAGYRNGGKDSCQGDSGGPLMHDKNGRWYLIGVVSAGYSCASRGQPGIYHSVSKTVDWVSYVVGLTMNI
- the LOC108160900 gene encoding serine proteinase stubble isoform X1; translation: MLLTDNSNELHTRSNSRSRSRICTWRWSLIQLFALCWCCLYSVLSVEAATPTTVSTGQLLTGHQLLPWQSPAAAAAAAAVATSSSPYATATLAPTARNLYAPFQRFSQQDDISFKDVRQRSDGTIVQSFGSYRTARQLGVPAAAAAQRRSDAAVEIIPAPSVELPQGDLITIPKQLVPTMPENVTRQGRQRNYMYIPLQTEADPDSAGALLQLRPSRNATLSSLGPPADGVAAVAHQFAAELATQGSPEQQPLELEPERTERSDLVASASSTDKLEYAEPENTSRRVGFQFPSYSLKPASPFHPQSYREDNPIFGETSGAGFEPQPYSEDASPTSTQYEGHETRHTRQLYFDSDVSPSSFEFPGLSSNSKPHGLKLYRDDVTKFGDINGPITALPQRPQRGFYFGDTEFRTGPPAPIRQFGPQKNFQEYVGPSDYQGSRKSRYYPYKSSRSPRVVFPSNDNVGTTGVSGPAGSSGPSGTGVYFSDNLAFRDQNFGINELAAVQDVRNDYSLQELDNASEATNSPQSASTFKEKVDITTNMECQNRGGTCEFFLGCWLSGGLIQGTCNGVLRGCCHRTAKSANLRSSDYVGNTVDLTDLPQKNYGPVNNEPSCGISLAKQTAQRRIVGGDDAGFGSFPWQAYIRIGSSRCGGSLVSRRHVVTAGHCVARATPRQVHVTLGDYVINSAVEPLPAYTFGVRRIDVHPYFKFTPQADRFDISVLTLERTVHFMPHIAPICLPEKNEDFLGKFGWAAGWGALNPGSRLRPKTLQAVDVPVIENRICERWHRQNGINVVIYQEMLCAGYRNGGKDSCQGDSGGPLMHDKNGRWYLIGVVSAGYSCASRGQPGIYHSVSKTVDWVSYVVGLTMNI
- the LOC108160902 gene encoding uncharacterized protein LOC108160902, yielding MGRNHQGSIACGTGISYVQCQNLKYNVIILGWLGVIISFVTLGSSMLTLHMHPNIGLMLKQALLSIAAANEHQFLMNLLTIFSYCAYGLSLINAAVSLLLLIGVARDMSCLMYPWLIFHGLIFGFGLYVGIFYATVGLFIDLSTFLLCLLVFTLVLVIFYKIYHEVFTLFRVMGEQSKYGTLGGVFYKDTEHGWTAAAGVPCQQVYVPVPLKQ